A window of Rhododendron vialii isolate Sample 1 chromosome 13a, ASM3025357v1 contains these coding sequences:
- the LOC131312903 gene encoding acyl-CoA--sterol O-acyltransferase 1-like, whose protein sequence is MEAENFQNYTLGEIYPNYSLEWEISNFIKVWIAVATSLSYCKFTSKLVPKGLPRLLTFFPVICLFLYLPLNLHSMHLCGTTSFFIAWLSNFKILLLAFNKGPLSDPSLSLPQFLAVGCFPIKIQHNPPPKSQTKQNPSPQNPQNGHKSLWNYAIKVLLVAAFVRIYNYSEHIHPKVILVLYCFHIYFMLEIMFAMVAALARATVGSKLEPQFDEPYLSTSLQDFWGRRWNIMVTSILRPTIYSPALRVWTRVLGRKWAPLPATFVTFMVSAVMHELIFYYLGRGRPTGKITGFFILHGVCLVVEIGMKKVLKGRCRLPPAVSRPLTIGFVVVTGFWLFFPELRRCKGFVRAFDEYMLVAAFVKDIVGGAVRKVQK, encoded by the coding sequence atggaagCTGAGAACTTTCAAAACTACACCTTGGGTGAGATCTACCCAAACTACAGCTTAGAGTGGGAGATCAGCAACTTCATCAAAGTATGGATTGCAGTGGCTACATCTCTATCCTACTGCAAATTCACAAGTAAATTAGTCCCAAAAGGCCTACCTAGACTCCTCACATTCTTCCCTGTTATTTGCCTCTTCTTATACCTCCCTCTTAATCTCCACTCTATGCATCTCTGTGGCACCACCTCCTTCTTCATCGCCTGGctttccaatttcaaaatcctcCTCCTCGCCTTCAACAAAGGCCCTCTCTctgacccctctctctctctcccccaattCCTCGCCGTCGGTTGTTTCCCCATCAAAATCCAACACAACCCACCTCCAAaatcccaaaccaaacaaaacccatctcctcaaaatccccaaaatggCCACAAATCGCTTTGGAATTACGCCATAAAGGTTCTCCTCGTAGCCGCCTTTGTACGTATTTATAACTACAGCGAGCACATTCATCCCAAGGTCATTTTGGTCCTTTACTGCTTCCACATATACTTTATGCTGGAAATCATGTTCGCCATGGTGGCAGCCCTTGCTCGAGCCACGGTGGGTTCCAAGCTCGAGCCACAGTTCGACGAGCCCTACCTCTCCACCTCGCTCCAAGACTTCTGGGGACGGAGGTGGAACATCATGGTCACAAGCATCCTGCGCCCCACCATATACAGTCCCGCCCTCCGTGTCTGGACGCGGGTCTTGGGCCGGAAGTGGGCCCCGCTTCCGGCCACGTTCGTCACGTTCATGGTGTCGGCCGTAATGCACGAGCTGATATTCTACTACTTGGGCCGGGGGCGGCCCACGGGGAAGATCACGGGGTTTTTTATTCTCCACGGGGTGTGTTTGGTTGTGGAGATTGGGATGAAGAAGGTATTGAAGGGCAGGTGCCGGCTGCCTCCGGCTGTATCGAGGCCGCTCACGATTGGGTTCGTGGTGGTGACCGGCTTTTGGCTGTTCTTCCCGGAGTTGCGGAGGTGCAAAGGGTTTGTCAGAGCGTTTGATGAGTACATGCTGGTAGCTGCGTTTGTGAAGGACATTGTTGGTGGGGCTGTACGTAAAGTTCAGAAATGA